From Rutidosis leptorrhynchoides isolate AG116_Rl617_1_P2 chromosome 3, CSIRO_AGI_Rlap_v1, whole genome shotgun sequence, a single genomic window includes:
- the LOC139902427 gene encoding F-box/LRR-repeat protein 12-like: MGLSYGKQSLCITQLPDDPLCRIYQNLNKQHDQKSFSQTCHRFLDIAILSCKCLDVTSSTKLSKSYNLDSIVLGKYLNRFRHFESASLISVIDLYKCVITDDGLKMLTNYCKSIITVSLIGCSHITNTGIWFVTQNCHQLRALKISDCDRVANVKYQQGFSSTLAYLRVDSHVFYPTGFLSRRGLEYLDITASSKYYMNKCERRFAAIRSGIAKNLKILSVWTCSFVTDGCIMKFTKGCPLLQEMNLSCCRGIRLPGWESIGLHCQNLKIHVNYTKTICDKGLLALGNGCKSLSVLYIMNCQQITSDGLDTFRIQRADVKIEEKLGITCFPSWTFNWSR; this comes from the coding sequence ATGGGTCTAAGTTACGGAAAGCAGAGCTTATGTATTACACAACTTCCTGATGACCCTCTGTGCCGGATTTACCAAAATTTAAACAAACAGCATGATCAAAAATCATTTAGCCAAACGTGCCATCGTTTTCTTGATATCGCAATTTTAAGTTGTAAATGCTTGGATGTTACTAGTTCAACCAAGTTAAGTAAGTCATACAACCTTGATTCTATTGTCCTTGGTAAATATTTGAATCGGTTTAGGCATTTTGAGTCAGCTTCATTGATATCGGTTATTGATCTATATAAATGTGTGATTACGGACGACGGATTAAAAATGTTAACCAATTATTGTAAATCCATAATAACCGTGAGTCTTATCGGTTGCTCTCACATAACAAACACTGGAATTTGGTTTGTTACCCAAAACTGTCATCAACTCCGAGCACTCAAAATTTCTGATTGTGATAGAGTTGCTAATGTAAAATACCAACAAGGTTTTTCGTCAACTTTGGCTTATTTACGAGTAGATTCTCATGTATTTTATCCGACTGGTTTTTTAAGCCGACGTGGTCTTGAGTATCTAGATATTACTGCTTCTAGTAAGTATTATATGAATAAGTGTGAACGCCGTTTTGCGGCCATCCGTTCTGGCATTGCTAAAAATCTCAAAATTCTAAGCGTTTGGACGTGCTCTTTTGTTACGGATGGTTGCATTATGAAATTTACAAAAGGGTGTCCGTTGTTGCAAGAGATGAACTTATCATGTTGTCGTGGAATCCGGCTCCCTGGCTGGGAATCAATTGGATTGCATTGTCAAAATCTAAAGATACATGTGAACTACACCAAAACCATTTGTGATAAAGGATTACTAGCTTTGGGTAATGGCTGCAAATCGTTATCAGTGTTATACATAATGAATTGCCAACAAATTACTTCAGATGGGTTAGACACATTTAGAATACAGAGAGCGGATGTGAAGATAGAAGAGAAACTAGGGATAACATGTTTCCCTAGTTGGACGTTTAATTGGTCGAGGTGA